In the Aneurinibacillus soli genome, one interval contains:
- a CDS encoding histidine phosphatase family protein, with protein MNTHSSTHIYLIRHGETDWNAARRIQGHSDIPLNQAGREQALRLAEHLQHIPIDRICVSDLQRAVETARPLAACLGLPLHRFYEFRERNYGEWEGKKYEEVQAEIPDVNTWTEQNRRYNIETFTSMQQRGMNCLQSILQENRSEHLAVISHGGMLNALLHHMSSGEYGTGKTRWTNTACTHVEYRADTWIVHTINDGSHLQ; from the coding sequence ATGAACACTCATTCAAGTACGCACATTTATCTTATTAGACACGGGGAAACCGATTGGAATGCAGCACGCCGCATTCAGGGACATAGCGATATTCCGCTTAATCAGGCAGGCAGAGAACAGGCGCTTCGCCTTGCGGAACACCTACAGCACATTCCGATTGATCGAATTTGCGTGAGTGATCTGCAGCGTGCAGTCGAAACAGCACGACCACTCGCAGCATGTCTTGGATTGCCTCTCCATCGTTTCTATGAGTTTCGTGAACGGAACTATGGAGAATGGGAGGGCAAGAAATATGAAGAAGTGCAGGCAGAAATACCGGATGTAAATACATGGACGGAACAGAATCGCCGCTATAATATCGAGACATTCACATCCATGCAGCAGCGAGGAATGAACTGTTTGCAATCTATTCTTCAGGAGAACAGATCTGAACACCTTGCTGTGATAAGCCATGGCGGGATGCTTAACGCTTTGCTACACCATATGAGCAGCGGAGAATACGGAACAGGAAAAACAAGGTGGACGAATACTGCATGTACCCATGTAGAATATCGAGCAGATACGTGGATCGTACATACGATTAATGATGGAAGTCATTTACAGTAG
- the trpB gene encoding tryptophan synthase subunit beta has product MSKVETKKGYFGEFGGSFVPEPLQAALDHLEVAFEQYKDDPEFIEELNYYMKEYVGRPNPLYYAERLTEKLGGAKIYLKREDLNHTGAHKINNVMGQVLLAKRMGVKRVIAETGAGQHGVATATACAMFGMECVVYMGAVDAKRQALNVFRMELLGAQVVAVQDGAQTLKEAVDAALTDYAQNYENTFYLLGSAVGPHPYPTIVRHFQSIIGQEARAQHLEKEGRLPDYVVACVGGGSNAIGLFAPFFNDSDVKIVGVEPGGRGLSTGDHAAPLSAGEPGVLHGFKCYMMKDENGEIASTHSVAAGLDYPGVGPEHSYYKAIGRADYVAIEDQEALAAFHTLSRAEGIIPAIESSHAVAYALKLAPTLSSEQTIIVNVSGRGDKDVQQVFDMMQQKKV; this is encoded by the coding sequence ATGAGCAAAGTAGAAACAAAAAAAGGGTATTTTGGGGAATTTGGCGGCAGCTTCGTGCCAGAACCGCTTCAAGCGGCACTTGACCATTTAGAAGTTGCGTTCGAGCAGTATAAGGACGATCCGGAGTTTATTGAAGAATTGAATTACTATATGAAAGAATACGTAGGTCGCCCGAACCCGCTGTATTATGCAGAGCGCCTGACAGAGAAGCTCGGCGGTGCGAAGATTTATCTGAAGCGTGAGGACTTGAACCACACGGGTGCTCATAAGATTAATAATGTAATGGGTCAGGTTTTGCTGGCTAAGCGGATGGGTGTAAAGCGTGTCATCGCAGAGACGGGTGCCGGACAACACGGTGTGGCAACGGCTACTGCCTGTGCAATGTTTGGAATGGAATGTGTGGTATATATGGGAGCAGTTGATGCCAAACGACAGGCGTTGAACGTATTTAGGATGGAGCTTCTCGGTGCTCAGGTTGTTGCTGTGCAGGATGGAGCGCAGACGCTGAAAGAAGCGGTCGATGCAGCTCTCACAGACTATGCGCAAAACTATGAGAATACGTTCTATTTGCTCGGTTCTGCTGTTGGTCCGCATCCGTACCCGACGATCGTGCGTCACTTCCAGTCCATTATCGGCCAGGAAGCGCGTGCTCAGCATCTTGAGAAAGAAGGGCGCTTACCGGACTATGTTGTAGCATGTGTCGGTGGCGGTAGCAATGCAATCGGATTGTTCGCACCGTTTTTTAACGACAGTGATGTCAAGATCGTTGGCGTAGAGCCTGGAGGACGCGGGCTATCTACTGGAGACCATGCGGCTCCACTGAGTGCAGGTGAACCAGGCGTTCTACACGGCTTCAAGTGCTATATGATGAAAGACGAGAACGGCGAGATTGCTTCCACCCATTCTGTGGCAGCTGGACTGGATTACCCAGGTGTTGGTCCAGAGCACAGTTACTATAAAGCGATAGGTCGAGCTGATTATGTAGCAATCGAGGATCAGGAGGCTCTGGCTGCTTTTCACACGCTGTCACGTGCTGAAGGAATTATTCCAGCAATTGAAAGCTCGCATGCGGTAGCATACGCGTTGAAACTTGCACCGACGTTATCGTCGGAACAGACGATTATTGTAAATGTATCCGGGCGCGGTGATAAAGATGTACAGCAGGTGTTTGACATGATGCAACAAAAGAAGGTATAG
- a CDS encoding DMT family transporter, producing MNARTFFTSRAGLASTAAFVCLLWGSAFPFIKLSYPLLDIRPNEMSEQILFAGYRFFLASLMLWLFLILTRRPLRITRAALPALLQIGLFQTTLQYVLFYIGLSYSTGIQGSIISGSATFFSILLAHYLYSNDRMNMRRIIGLMLGFAGVLLASGTTGALTFSFGLGEFALLASAFCNALGGILAKNRAASFDTVYLTTYQMMIGSLFLLGFGAMGAGIAPFHFNGQALVYLLYLSFLSAAGFSLWNTLLSYNKVGRVSIYFFLIPVFGVLLSALLLHEALHKIVFIALLLVTAGIYIVNREKS from the coding sequence ATGAACGCCCGCACATTTTTCACTTCACGAGCTGGACTCGCCAGCACCGCTGCTTTTGTCTGCCTGCTGTGGGGCAGCGCCTTTCCGTTTATTAAGCTCAGCTACCCGCTGCTTGATATTCGACCAAACGAGATGTCCGAACAAATCCTGTTTGCAGGCTACCGCTTTTTTCTCGCTTCGCTTATGCTGTGGCTCTTCCTGATTTTAACCAGACGCCCCCTTCGCATTACGCGCGCGGCGCTGCCCGCCCTGCTTCAAATCGGATTGTTTCAAACGACCTTGCAGTATGTGCTATTCTATATCGGGCTCAGTTACAGTACCGGTATTCAAGGCTCGATTATTAGTGGTTCCGCTACGTTTTTCTCTATTTTGCTTGCCCACTATTTGTATAGCAATGATCGGATGAACATGCGCCGCATCATCGGCCTCATGCTCGGTTTCGCAGGTGTACTGCTTGCAAGCGGCACAACAGGTGCACTGACCTTCTCCTTTGGCCTGGGCGAATTCGCTTTGCTCGCTTCTGCTTTTTGCAATGCGCTCGGTGGCATTCTGGCTAAAAATCGGGCGGCATCGTTTGACACCGTATATCTGACTACCTATCAGATGATGATCGGATCACTCTTTCTGCTCGGATTCGGAGCAATGGGCGCAGGAATTGCTCCGTTCCATTTCAACGGACAGGCACTCGTATACTTACTGTATCTGTCGTTCCTATCAGCAGCAGGATTTTCACTCTGGAATACGCTGCTATCCTATAATAAGGTTGGACGCGTATCGATATATTTTTTCTTAATCCCGGTATTTGGCGTGCTGCTATCAGCGCTTTTGCTGCACGAAGCCCTGCATAAGATTGTTTTCATCGCCCTTTTACTGGTCACAGCCGGAATTTACATTGTTAACCGTGAAAAAAGTTGA
- the rpsD gene encoding 30S ribosomal protein S4, whose product MARYTGPRHKLARRLGISLDGTGKDIKRNFPPGQHGHGRRKMSEYALQLAEKQKLRHMFGMMEKQFRRTFDDAGRMSGVHGENFMKILESRLDNLVYRLGFATTRPAARQLTTHGHITINGKKVDIPSYRVKPGDVIGLREKSRNLTIVKEAIEARVFLPNFLSFDEAKVEGTFTRLPDREEMPAEINEKLIVEYYSR is encoded by the coding sequence ATGGCACGTTATACTGGCCCACGCCACAAACTGGCTCGTCGTCTGGGTATCTCCCTCGACGGTACAGGCAAAGACATCAAACGCAACTTCCCACCGGGACAACATGGACATGGTCGCCGCAAAATGAGCGAATACGCGCTGCAGCTTGCTGAAAAGCAAAAACTGCGCCACATGTTTGGCATGATGGAAAAACAATTCCGCAGAACTTTTGACGATGCAGGTAGAATGTCAGGCGTACACGGCGAGAACTTCATGAAAATTCTCGAATCCCGTCTGGATAACCTCGTATATCGTCTTGGTTTCGCGACAACTCGTCCGGCTGCTCGTCAGCTGACTACACACGGCCATATCACAATTAACGGCAAGAAAGTGGACATCCCTTCTTACCGTGTAAAACCAGGTGATGTAATTGGTCTGCGTGAAAAAAGCCGCAACCTGACAATCGTGAAAGAAGCAATCGAAGCTCGTGTGTTCCTGCCGAACTTCTTAAGCTTTGATGAAGCGAAAGTCGAAGGTACATTCACTCGTCTTCCAGACCGTGAAGAAATGCCAGCTGAAATCAACGAAAAGCTGATCGTCGAGTACTATTCTCGCTAA
- a CDS encoding MerR family transcriptional regulator, whose amino-acid sequence MDYKIEDAARKTGLTKRALRYYEELGLITPFTRSDGGYRMYTDADIEQIMHVKNLRDLLGVSLSEIKEYVDLEQRAAALRTVYFNKKDQKKAEESLHFLTQLETTIRKQQMLLRQKIDSMQQILETYEEKLTRIHLKKQELESLTRRE is encoded by the coding sequence ATGGACTACAAAATCGAGGATGCAGCACGCAAAACCGGATTAACAAAACGTGCGCTCCGCTACTATGAGGAGCTTGGCCTAATCACTCCCTTTACTCGGAGTGACGGCGGCTACCGTATGTATACCGATGCGGACATTGAGCAAATTATGCATGTAAAGAACTTGCGCGATCTGCTCGGTGTATCGCTTTCAGAAATTAAAGAGTACGTTGATCTTGAGCAGCGCGCGGCCGCCCTACGAACGGTGTATTTCAACAAGAAAGACCAGAAAAAGGCAGAAGAATCCCTTCATTTTCTAACACAATTGGAGACAACGATTCGCAAACAACAGATGTTATTGAGACAGAAAATAGACAGTATGCAACAAATTTTGGAGACTTATGAAGAAAAACTGACACGAATTCATCTGAAAAAACAAGAGCTAGAATCTCTAACACGGAGGGAATAG
- a CDS encoding MFS transporter — protein sequence MKVQQANSSSRSMYITIFSTFLAFMGMGVVDPILPVIGEEIGALPWQVEMLFTAYIFTMAFTMIPAGISAGRFGEKRIMIIGMAIVSLFSLLCALSHTIPELSWFRAGWGFGNAMFFATAMTLLIELSPNAGRAVGFFEAAVGLGMAAGPLVGGLLGQMNWRYPFAITSLLVFFAFLLTTFFVKQLPRPANKKVHGLAELAHLLKYRPFLMVALSGMLYYFGFFTVLAYSPLMLHLSVVQLGLVFFGWGLLLAYGSAKLAHKVEEHVSPRTALAYSLGAFALILLGIFVIPNHAVQTALIVVSGLVCGMCNALFTAYSMEISPYERSITSSAFNFMRWLGAAVAPVASGLIAHQIGMVYPYVIAFVLVIVAIVPFIVRNQRTAQA from the coding sequence ATGAAGGTACAGCAAGCGAACTCATCTTCTCGTTCGATGTATATTACCATCTTTTCAACATTTCTTGCTTTTATGGGAATGGGGGTTGTCGATCCGATTCTACCAGTCATCGGTGAAGAAATTGGCGCTCTGCCATGGCAGGTAGAAATGCTCTTTACGGCTTATATTTTTACAATGGCCTTTACTATGATTCCAGCCGGAATTTCGGCTGGACGCTTTGGGGAAAAACGTATTATGATCATTGGGATGGCGATTGTTTCTTTATTCTCCTTGCTCTGTGCCCTGTCGCACACCATTCCAGAACTATCGTGGTTTCGGGCGGGCTGGGGCTTTGGGAACGCCATGTTTTTTGCTACAGCGATGACCCTTCTCATCGAGCTGTCACCTAATGCCGGACGGGCGGTTGGCTTTTTTGAAGCAGCGGTTGGTCTTGGAATGGCAGCAGGTCCGCTTGTCGGGGGACTGCTAGGCCAGATGAACTGGCGCTATCCGTTTGCCATCACCAGTCTACTTGTATTTTTCGCCTTCCTGCTCACGACATTTTTTGTCAAACAACTTCCACGTCCAGCTAACAAGAAAGTTCATGGATTGGCCGAGTTGGCACATCTGCTAAAGTATCGACCTTTCCTTATGGTGGCGCTGTCCGGGATGCTGTATTACTTCGGCTTCTTCACTGTGCTCGCCTACTCGCCGCTTATGCTTCATCTCTCTGTTGTGCAACTTGGTCTTGTATTTTTTGGATGGGGGCTTTTGCTTGCTTACGGTTCTGCGAAACTCGCACATAAGGTAGAGGAACATGTTTCACCGCGCACAGCACTTGCCTACTCTCTGGGAGCTTTCGCTCTTATTTTGCTCGGTATTTTCGTTATTCCGAATCATGCCGTTCAAACTGCACTTATCGTTGTGTCCGGGCTTGTCTGCGGAATGTGTAATGCTTTGTTTACTGCCTATAGTATGGAAATTTCACCGTATGAACGCAGCATTACATCAAGCGCCTTCAACTTCATGCGCTGGCTCGGTGCTGCGGTTGCGCCGGTGGCTTCTGGTCTTATCGCTCATCAGATAGGTATGGTGTATCCATATGTCATCGCTTTTGTTCTCGTAATTGTCGCTATTGTTCCATTCATTGTCCGAAACCAAAGAACCGCACAAGCATAG
- a CDS encoding HD domain-containing phosphohydrolase yields the protein MRAPALYREASILIVSANEEKWKQLLGGYGYECTTTIHNTDMLAELPSDFCPDLLLLDIGKRWTEHTVWLSCIYSYYPNEYIPVIMAGEEKDERYCLQALDEGVRDLIHMPIRERDAMLRIRNALEIRWLNRAVQAQKRELEIRTHKMYKSQYELVRLLGNAAEYRDNDTGLHVTRMSRYTSCLGAAAGLPAIECELLLQASSLHDIGKIGIPDSILLKKGMLTEEEWKIMQTHTIIGARILGGSSYRLLQLAEIIALTHHEKWDGSGYPNQLKEDEIPLVGQLTAISDVFDALTSDRPYKKAWTVQEARAEIIQGSGTHFNPDLVTLFVDTFDELVSIKEQYNECLVTKLASV from the coding sequence GTGAGGGCGCCAGCGTTATACAGAGAGGCTTCTATTCTGATTGTGAGTGCGAATGAGGAGAAGTGGAAGCAGTTGTTAGGTGGCTATGGATATGAGTGTACGACAACGATACACAATACCGATATGCTTGCAGAACTTCCATCCGACTTTTGCCCGGATCTCCTGCTTCTGGATATAGGTAAAAGGTGGACTGAACATACTGTCTGGCTTTCTTGTATATACAGCTACTATCCAAATGAATATATTCCAGTCATCATGGCTGGAGAAGAGAAGGATGAGCGGTATTGTCTGCAGGCACTTGATGAAGGGGTCAGAGACTTGATTCATATGCCAATCCGAGAAAGAGATGCGATGCTGCGCATTCGGAATGCATTGGAGATACGCTGGTTAAACCGAGCGGTCCAGGCGCAGAAACGAGAGCTTGAGATTCGTACGCATAAGATGTATAAGAGTCAGTACGAACTTGTGCGTCTCTTAGGAAATGCAGCCGAATACCGTGATAATGACACCGGACTTCATGTGACACGTATGAGTCGATATACAAGCTGTCTTGGGGCGGCAGCTGGACTTCCAGCGATTGAATGCGAACTTTTGCTTCAGGCGAGCAGCCTGCATGACATCGGCAAGATCGGCATTCCAGATTCCATTCTGCTGAAAAAAGGAATGTTGACTGAGGAAGAATGGAAGATCATGCAGACACATACGATCATCGGAGCACGCATTTTGGGTGGAAGCTCGTATCGTTTGTTGCAACTGGCCGAAATTATTGCTCTCACCCATCATGAGAAGTGGGATGGCAGTGGATATCCAAATCAATTAAAAGAGGATGAAATCCCGCTCGTTGGACAGTTAACAGCGATTAGTGATGTGTTTGACGCTTTAACATCCGATAGGCCATATAAAAAGGCGTGGACCGTACAGGAAGCACGAGCCGAAATTATCCAGGGAAGTGGTACACACTTTAATCCAGATCTAGTGACACTTTTTGTGGACACATTTGACGAGCTTGTTTCGATTAAAGAACAATATAACGAATGTTTAGTCACAAAGTTGGCTTCTGTATAA